DNA sequence from the Brooklawnia cerclae genome:
CGAGAACGATCGGCGCTTGTCCCAGGCACGAGCCGGCGCGAACGCCGTGGGCGAGCTGAGGCTCGTCCGCAAGGAGCAACTGGACGACGCGTCCGGCTACCACGCCATGGTCGAGCGAGTCGTCGACGAGTTCCTCGGGTGGCAGAGCGAGGATCGCGACTGGCTGGTGATCGAACAGGAGATCCGGCTGCTGGCGATGCGGGACGAGGAGTTCGGACGCTACCTGCTGGGCTACCACGGGGTCGTCTGTGAGGGCCTCCAGCGCATCCTCACCGAAGCGCTGGGGCGGAACGGTCTGCGCTTCACGATCGACGACACGAGCGCGGTGCGCATTGCCCTGGCCGTGTACACCGAATCGAACGTCCAGCGGGCCATGGGCGCCGCCGAGGAGGACATCCGGCTGCGCGACAAGCTCGTGTTCCTGATCGAGGCGATCACGGAACCCGTGTCGCCCGGGCGGGTGGAGTAGCCGGGGTCGGCGTCCGCCTCACTGCCCTCGGGGTCCGGTGGACCCGCGGGGCACCAGCCGTGCCGGAAGCTGGAGATCGGTGACGACGGCGTCGTGGTCGCGAATCAGCCCGAGGAGCAGTTCGGTGGCGGCCACGCCCAGCGCGTGGGTCGGCTGGTCGACGACGGTGATCGGCGGCGATACGACGGTCGTCCAGTTCTGATCGTCGAAGCCCACGAACGAGAAGCGCTCGGGCAGGCGGATCCCGCGTTCGGCGACGGCCTGGAAGGCGCCGTAGGTCAGGACCGCGTCGGTGCAGTACACGGCTGTGAAGTCGAGTCCTTCGTCGAGCGCTCGGCCGAACACCTTCGAGGCGGATGTCGCGGAGTACTCGGCGTGGATCACGAGGGAGTCGTCCACCACCAGTCCGCGCTCCTCGAAGGCCCGGGCGAAACCGATCTGGCGTTGCTGGGACGGTCTCAAGGCCGTGTCGTCGGCTCCGGACGCGATGAGGTCCGCCGTCTGGACGCGGGCGGGGGCCTCGGTGATCAGTGCCACCCGCCGGTGTCCGAGATCCAGCAGGTGGCCGGCTGCGAGCCGGGACGCGCCCACGTGGTCGAGGCTGACCAGAGGCACGTGACCGAGCGCGGGCGTGCGCCGGTCGAGGAGGACGACCGGCGACCCCTCGGCCACCAGTCGCTCGATGGCACGCGGGTGTTCCTGGAAGACCGGGGCGATCACGAACCCGTCGACCCGCTTCTCCGCGAGCACCTCGATCGACCGCTCCTCGACCGCGGCGTCGTTGTCGGTGTTGGTGAGCAGCACCTCGAAACCGTTGGCGCGGGCGGCATCGATGAGGCCCCGCATCACCGCGGAGAAATACGGGCTGGCAATGTCGGGTATCACGGCGGCGATCGTCATGCTGGCCCCCGATGCCATCGCCTTGGCAAGGGCGTTCGGGCGATATCCGAGTTTCTCGGCTGCGGTCAGAACTCTGCGCCGCGCCTCCTGGCTGGCCGATCCTCGTGAGGCCAGGACCCGCGCGGCGGTCGACTTCGAGACCCCGGCCTCGCGGGCTATGTCGACCACCGTGATCGAGTGGCGTCGGGAGTGCGGCAAAGAGGTGGTCCTTCCTCGGGGCCAGGACGGTGACGAGCGACAGCGTAGCGGCGAAGCCAGTGCTCCCCGGCCGTGGTTTGTTACGACTGCGTCAATTCTGCCAGACGCCATTGACACCGTTCCCAGGATGGTGAAGATTTGCTGCATCCCCAATGTGGGATCGTTCCCAAAGCAGCTTGGTAGCACGACCGGAACGGACGAGGACTCACAGCGGTGTCACCATTCCAGGGTGTGGTGCACCGCCGGTTCGCCGCCCGCCTCCGGTCAGGTGCGGGTCGCCGGATGGCGGCACGTCCCGCGACGAGGCTGCCAACCGAAGGAGAGAACTGATGCGGAGAGAACATGCGCCCTCGGCGCTGCGTGGTGCGCTGCACCGCGTGGTGGCGGTGGGCCTCGCGCTCGCGCTGAGCGCCGGTGCCGTCGCCTGTAGCGCGAACACGGGAGAAGACAGCACGACCGTCCTGACCTACGGTCTCGACAGTGACGTGCCCAACCTGCAGACCCTCAAGAACCAGGGCAGCGCGTCCATGATCCTCAACAGCGTGCTGCACCGTGGCCTGGTGCAGTACGACGCGGACGGAAACATCGTCCCTGCGCTGGCGGCCGAGGTATCGGACGTCGACAAGCAGGAATACACCTTCGTCCTTCACGAGGGGCTGACCTTCCACGACGGCAGCGCCCTCACCAGCGAGGACGTCAAGGCTTCGCTCGAAGCCATGGCTGATGCCGACAACGTCGCCAAGATGTACCCGGCCGCCAAGAACATCGTCAGTATCGACACCCCCGACGACCTCACCACGATCGTGAAGCTGTCGGCTCCCGATGCGGCGTTCCTGTCCTACATGGCCGACGTCTCCGGGGCGATCCTGCCCTCCGAGAGCATCGGTCAGGAGGACCCGACGTACGTCGGCGCCGGCCCCTACAAGTTCGTCAGCTACGAGAACGGCTCGGAGTTCGTCGTCGAGAAGTTCGACGACTACTACGAAGAGGACAAGCCGTCGATCGACCGGATCGAGTTCAAGATCCTGTCCGACCAGTCCGCGCGCGACAGCGCCCTGCTGAGCGGAAGCGTGGACGCGGTCTCGTTCGTCGGCTGGAACAACTACGACCAGGTCTCGGCGAACAGCAACCTCGTGCTGGACGAGACCGAGGGCCCGTTCATGTACCTGCTGTTCAACACCACGTCGGACAGCCCGTTCTCCAACCCGCTGGTGCGCCAGGCCGTCGCCTACGCGGTCGATCGCCAGGCCGTCGTCGACTCCGCTCTTGCGGGACGCGGCGAGCCGCTGTCGGGCATGCCGATCCCGGAGAGCAGCGAGTACTACAACGAGGAACAGGCCAACTACTACACGCAGGACCTCGACAAGGCCAAGGAACTGCTGGCCGAGGCCGGCTACCCGAACGGTTTCACCGCGACGATGCTGTCCTCCTCGCAGTACGACTTCCATCAGAACACCGCGATCTCGGTGCAGGCCGACCTCAAGAAGATCGGGATCGAACTCGAGATGGTCATGCCCGACTGGCCCACGCGTCTGGAGATCGGCGCCGCCGGTGACTACGACATCGCCGTCTACGGCACTGTCGGGATCACCAACGACCCGTCGTTCCTCGATCAGCTGCTGACCCCGGCGGGTTCGCAGAACGCCCCGTTCGGTTACGACGACCCGACGGTGAACGACCTGCTCACCCGTGGACGGGCCGCGACCGACGAGACGGAGCGCAAGGCGATCTACGACGAGCTGGGCGCCTACGTCCTGGAGAACGCCCCGATCGTCGGGCTGGCCTGGCGGTCGCAGGCCTACGGTTATGACAAGAAGGTGTCCGGGTTCAGCAACATCCCGGGATTCCTCACCTTCGACTCCGGTTACACACTCGCGGACGCGACCATCGGTTGATCGTCCGAGCGCTGCGCGGTGGGGCACTCCCGTCGTCCCACCGCGCAGCGTCTATGTGACGGGTATCAGACGCAGGAGCAGGACAGGATCGATCATGGTTCTCACCATCGCGAAACGGCTGGCAGCGGGCGTGGGTCTGCTGTTCGTGGTCGCGACCCTCATTTTCATCGCGCTGCACCTCGTTCCGGGTGATCCGGCGCGGACGATCCTCACGGGCACGGGGGCCGTCCCGACCGACGCGGCCGTGGAGAACCTGCGCGAGCAACTCGGCCTGAACCTCCCGCTCGGCCAGCAGTACCTGCGCTACCTGCACGAACTGGTGACCGGGTCGCTGGGCACCTCGCTCAACGACAATCGTCCGGTCATCGAACTGATCGGCGAAAGACTCCCGCGCACCCTCCAGCTCATCGGCTCCACGACGGTGGTCTCGGTGATCGTCGGTGTGACCATCGGTGCACTCGCGGCACGGCGCGGGGGTCTCATCGATCGTATCGTCATGGTGCTGACCTCCTTCGCCGTGGCTGTCCCGGCATACGTCGCCGCCGTGCTGTTGGTCTATTTCGTCGGGGTGAAGCTGCAGTGGCTGCCCAGCGGCGGCTACGTCGACCCGGCGGTCGACGTAGGACGTCACCTGCGGGCGCTCGTGCTCCCGACGATCTCGTTGTCGCTGGGATTCTCCGGCATCGTGGCGCGCATGACCCGATCGGCCGTGCTCAACGTCGGCAACCAGGACTGGGTGCGCACGGCGCTGTCCGTCGGGCTGACCCGGGGGCAGGTCTTCCGCCGTCACGTGCTACGCAACTCGCTGAGCCCCGTGGTGACGGTCACCAGCCTGCAGATGGGTGGTCTGCTGGGCGGCACGGTGATCATCGAGCGGGTGTTCAGCTGGCCCGGCTTGTCGGGCCTGCTCATCGACGGCGTCACCAGCCGTAACTATCCGGTGGTGCAGGGCATCGTGATCCTCATCGCCGCTCTGTTCATCCTGCTCAACATCGTGGTCGACATCGTGTACGGCCTGCTCGATCCACGAGGGAGGTCGAAGTGAAGCAAGGGTTGCGCGCGTTCTGGCGCGAGTTCCGGTCACCCGGCACCGCGGCCGCGGGGATCTTCCTGGCGCTGCTGATCCTGATGGCGATCTTCGCAGGCCTGGTGGCGCCCTACGATCCCGTCGCGCAGAGCGACGTCCGGCTGGCCCCTCCCGGATCGGGGCACCTGCTGGGCACCGACCAGTTCGGCAGGGACATCCTGTCGCGGCTCCTCATCGGCGGCCGGGTCGACCTGACGGTGTCGTTCGGGGCGTCCCTGCTGGCCATGTGCATCGGCGTATTGCTGGGGCTCGCGGGCGGGACGGCCCGCAGCTTTCTCGGAGGGCTTGCCATGCGGGCGGTCGAGGTGGTGCTGGCGTTCCCGCCGATCGTGCTGGCGCTGCTCGTCGTCACGCTGTTCGGGCAGGGCGAGCTGACCCTCGTGGTCACGATGGGCGTCCTGTTCGCCCCCGCCTTCGCGCGCATCGTCTACGGCGAGGTGCTCACGGTGAGGTCGCTGGAGTACGTGCAGGCCAGCACGGCGATCGGGACGCCGAGGTCGCGGATCGTCTTCGGCGTGATCCTCCCGGCCGTCTACCCGCCGATCCTCGTCCAGCTGTCGCTCACGCTCGCCTCGGCGATGCTGCTGTCGTCCGGCCTGAGCTACCTGGGGCTGGGAACCGTGCCACCCACACCCTCGTGGGGCGGCATGATCGCCGAAGGACAAGCGCTGATGATGACCTCCCCGCTCCTGCTCCTGGTGAGCAGCGGCGTCGTCGTGGCCACCATCCTGTCCTTCTCCGTGCTGGCGGACGCCTTGGAGAAGGCCCTCGACCCGAGGCGCCGGAAGAGCCGGGTGGAGCTCACCCCGGCCACCGTCACCCCGACGTTCGGGGGACCGTCCGAGCCGGATCCATCAACGCAGGGGGCA
Encoded proteins:
- a CDS encoding ABC transporter permease subunit, with the protein product MKQGLRAFWREFRSPGTAAAGIFLALLILMAIFAGLVAPYDPVAQSDVRLAPPGSGHLLGTDQFGRDILSRLLIGGRVDLTVSFGASLLAMCIGVLLGLAGGTARSFLGGLAMRAVEVVLAFPPIVLALLVVTLFGQGELTLVVTMGVLFAPAFARIVYGEVLTVRSLEYVQASTAIGTPRSRIVFGVILPAVYPPILVQLSLTLASAMLLSSGLSYLGLGTVPPTPSWGGMIAEGQALMMTSPLLLLVSSGVVVATILSFSVLADALEKALDPRRRKSRVELTPATVTPTFGGPSEPDPSTQGAA
- a CDS encoding ABC transporter substrate-binding protein → MRREHAPSALRGALHRVVAVGLALALSAGAVACSANTGEDSTTVLTYGLDSDVPNLQTLKNQGSASMILNSVLHRGLVQYDADGNIVPALAAEVSDVDKQEYTFVLHEGLTFHDGSALTSEDVKASLEAMADADNVAKMYPAAKNIVSIDTPDDLTTIVKLSAPDAAFLSYMADVSGAILPSESIGQEDPTYVGAGPYKFVSYENGSEFVVEKFDDYYEEDKPSIDRIEFKILSDQSARDSALLSGSVDAVSFVGWNNYDQVSANSNLVLDETEGPFMYLLFNTTSDSPFSNPLVRQAVAYAVDRQAVVDSALAGRGEPLSGMPIPESSEYYNEEQANYYTQDLDKAKELLAEAGYPNGFTATMLSSSQYDFHQNTAISVQADLKKIGIELEMVMPDWPTRLEIGAAGDYDIAVYGTVGITNDPSFLDQLLTPAGSQNAPFGYDDPTVNDLLTRGRAATDETERKAIYDELGAYVLENAPIVGLAWRSQAYGYDKKVSGFSNIPGFLTFDSGYTLADATIG
- a CDS encoding LacI family DNA-binding transcriptional regulator; this translates as MPHSRRHSITVVDIAREAGVSKSTAARVLASRGSASQEARRRVLTAAEKLGYRPNALAKAMASGASMTIAAVIPDIASPYFSAVMRGLIDAARANGFEVLLTNTDNDAAVEERSIEVLAEKRVDGFVIAPVFQEHPRAIERLVAEGSPVVLLDRRTPALGHVPLVSLDHVGASRLAAGHLLDLGHRRVALITEAPARVQTADLIASGADDTALRPSQQRQIGFARAFEERGLVVDDSLVIHAEYSATSASKVFGRALDEGLDFTAVYCTDAVLTYGAFQAVAERGIRLPERFSFVGFDDQNWTTVVSPPITVVDQPTHALGVAATELLLGLIRDHDAVVTDLQLPARLVPRGSTGPRGQ
- a CDS encoding ABC transporter permease, whose protein sequence is MVLTIAKRLAAGVGLLFVVATLIFIALHLVPGDPARTILTGTGAVPTDAAVENLREQLGLNLPLGQQYLRYLHELVTGSLGTSLNDNRPVIELIGERLPRTLQLIGSTTVVSVIVGVTIGALAARRGGLIDRIVMVLTSFAVAVPAYVAAVLLVYFVGVKLQWLPSGGYVDPAVDVGRHLRALVLPTISLSLGFSGIVARMTRSAVLNVGNQDWVRTALSVGLTRGQVFRRHVLRNSLSPVVTVTSLQMGGLLGGTVIIERVFSWPGLSGLLIDGVTSRNYPVVQGIVILIAALFILLNIVVDIVYGLLDPRGRSK